The Erigeron canadensis isolate Cc75 chromosome 4, C_canadensis_v1, whole genome shotgun sequence genome window below encodes:
- the LOC122596748 gene encoding AUGMIN subunit 8-like — MMMIQMWPNSSRVSVCESNQKLEKNAGTNLSSRNREVSSRYKSPTPRRYPSPNTPRTVTKTPVPISTRAVSTERRKPATPQSPSRPFTPVHDTSVDTELAARKVAGSKVPESLWPTRMRSLNVAFQSDTYSLSTSKREKPPPQAFSDRTLKSSSNVSQKRNATPPRKDTLERKMSPLKGKSAHDQSENRLPSPKVLMKNHDLPDKPNKPFIAPNRNVGASTLRRIHLEKSASDPVRLLPSLVRKLEYDNLQRMSNLVSSSLSARSQSLPATGAQPPSPYKPSSLGSKRPVSPAPSRGTSPSQVRPSSPLRQPCNSDRVSVLTFVADIKKGKKVSDQIEDAHYLRLLYNRQSQWRFVNASVEAALKSQEVAAKKSLFNVWRSSSEIRDSVSAKRIELDQLRLKLKFNSALNKQMTYLNEWASIERENTLALSGAIEDLQSSTLRLPVTEGAMVHVETLKASFRSAIQVMQTIGSSLQSTMSRLEGPYFLSSELAIVVAQERALLDECEALMVSVASLQEKEYSLRTHLVQLKQETTLP, encoded by the exons atgatgatgatacaaatgtgGCCAAATTCAAGTAGAGTGAGTGTATGTGAATCAAATCAGAAACTAGAAAAGAATGCTGGAACAAATTTGTCGTCTCGTAACAGAGAAGTCAGTTCTAGGTACAAATCACCCACACCAAGGCGTTATCCTTCCCCAAACACACCGAGAACAGTTACAAAAACGCCCGTTCCTATATCAACAAGAGCTGTATCTACAGAAAGAAGAAAGCCCGCGACACCACAATCACCATCACGCCCCTTTACACCAGTCCACGATACGTCTGTTGATACGGAACTGGCAGCCCGAAAGGTGGCTGGCAGTAAAGTACCAGAGTCCTTGTGGCCTACACGAATGCGTAGTCTAAACGTTGCTTTTCAGTCTGATACATATTCCTTGTCCACTAGTAAAAGAGAGAAACCGCCCCCTCAGGCCTTTTCTGATCGCACCttgaaatcatcatcaaatGTATCACAGAAACGAAATGCAACACCGCCTAGAAAGGATACCCTTGAGAGAAAGATGAGCCCACTGAAAGGGAAAAGTGCACATGATCAGTCAGAGAACCGGTTGCCAAGTCCTAAAGTTTTAATGAAAAATCATGACCTTCCTGATAAGCCCAACAAACCTTTTATTGCACCAAATAGAAATGTGGGGGCATCCACCCTCAGGAGAATACACTTAGAAAAATCTGCAAGTGATCCTGTGAGGTTATTACCGTCACTTGTCAGAAAGTTAGAATATGACAATCTACAAAGAATGTCTAACCTTGTTTCTTCAAGTTTATCAGCAAGATCTCAATCTTTGCCTGCTACTGGAGCCCAACCACCTTCACCGTATAAGCCATCTAGTTTGGGCTCAAAAAGACCCGTAAGTCCAGCTCCTTCAAGAGGGACCAGTCCTTCTCAAGTTAGGCCATCTAGTCCTTTGAGGCAACCTTGCAACTCAGACAGAGTTTCTGTTCTCACATTTGTTGCTGACATTAAAAAGGGGAAAAAGGTGTCTGATCAGATAGAAGATGCTCACTATTTACGGTTACTTTATAATAGGCAAAGTCAGTGGCGGTTTGTTAATGCCAGTGTAGAAGCCGCCTTAAAGTCTCAGGAAGTAGCTGCTAAG AAATCTTTATTTAATGTGTGGAGAAGTTCCTCAGAAATCCGTGATTCAGTATCTGCGAAGAGGATTGAGCTCGATCAGTTGAGATTGAAGCTAAAGTTTAATTCGGCTTTAAACAAACAA ATGACCTACCTTAACGAATGGGCTTCAATTGAAAGGGAGAACACTCTTGCTTTATCCGGTGCTATTGAAGATCTACAGTCAAGCACTCTCCGACTTCCTGTTACCGAAGGGGCAATG GTACATGTTGAAACTTTAAAGGCATCTTTTCGGTCAGCTATCCAAGTAATGCAAACAATAGGATCCTCCCTACAGTCTACTATGTCAAGG TTGGAAGGTCCGTATTTCCTGTCATCTGAACTTGCTATTGTAGTGGCACAGGAAAGAGCTCTTCTTGATGAATGTGAAGCTCTCATGGTTTCTGTAGCTTCTTTACAG GAAAAGGAATACAGCCTTAGGACACATCTAGTACAACTGAAACAAGAGACGACACTTccatga